GGCACTGGCGGGCTGTGCACACTCCTGGGAAGTTAGGGACAGTGACCTACATCCACTCACAGAACCCTCAGCAGGGTAATGGTCAGCGCCTGACTCTGGAGTCCAAGATGGCAGCGGTGGCTTGCACCCCACCCCTCGCCCCCACCCCCGTAGCTTGTGTAGGCGGTGTCCTGCCCCCTGAGAGCGAGCGAGACAGAAGCTCCTATGGTGTGCCCACCCCTCTCCTCACTCGCCCCTCAACAATGGCGCCTTGCCTCTCTGGCGGTCCCAGGCTTCTTCCCGGACTCCTTCCATTGTGGCGCACCACAccctagccccctcaggctgccTTCgagcagccaaccccagtcctctccccagggtctgacctccaaagcccgagcctcagcacccagcccccaccagccccaATGGCCAAGCGTCTCAGGCTAGGGAGTGCCGGTCGGCACCGAATGTCTGTACAGGTCTCTCTCTACTTTGCCCTCTGCAGACCTGTTGCCATGCTCTCTTGCTGTCCTCtgaggctctgaagctccccctctGTCCTGTCTGATCTCCCCTCCAGTGAGAGGACTTCCGCatatgtggaaacctttcctctttcacagctccctcccaggggtgcaggtcccgtcccaattcctttctctcttttttttttcttttttcttttgtcctacccagttggGTGGAGATTGTCTTGccctttgggaggtctgaggtcttctgccagtgttcagtagatgttctatGAGagtcgttccacatgtagatgtatttttgatgcatCTGTGGGGAAAAGGTGAGCTCCAcgtcctactcctctgccattttgatcctttccctttaagcacttCTTAATAGATCATTTAGGTGAATTTTCACAATTCAATATTCCACAGTAAGCACCACCCAAAACAAGATACAGcacatttctctttgtttctgtgttgTTTGCAAGCAGTACATCTTATACCTCTACTCTAGGTGTAATCTCTGTTCTGAATCATTTcacctatattttaattttgcttgttttaaaattttgtataaatgaatcatCCTGTAAAtactcttttatgtctggcttctttcgttTAGCATAATGGCTTTGAGATTCACCTGTGTTATTGTGTGTTTcagtagtttgttcatttttattactgtatattatttcattatataaacaGAGTACAGTTGCTTTCTCTAGTCACCTTTGGTGAACATttcagttatttccagttttgacCTATCTGAATAaatttgctatgaacatttttgcacAAATCTTTTGTagatacatgttttcatttttctgtgtaaatacctaggagtagaattgctgagttatAGGGTGGAAATATCCTTAACTTTattagaaactgccaaaccattttccggagtatttcttctgttttatatgTTACCACCAGCGGTGTATAAGAGATTCAGCTGTTGTACATCCTTGTCAATATTTAATGttgtcagtattttttattttagccattctctaGGGTGTCTAgaaaatatctcattgtggttctaattttatttccatcatgaataatgatgttgggcatcatttcatgtgcttcttagccatcaTAAATCTTTTGTAAAGAACCTGTTTAAGATTTTGCTCCAAACTCATTCTTTCTGTATATTACTTGGTTCCATTGTTTGATTGAACTAAAGTCGATGAAATTGAATTCCCTATTGACGAATATTTAAATCGTCtcaaatttatgtttttatcAACCAGCCTGATATGACCAACTTCATACAATTCTGTGCCAATGGGCCAGTATTTTCAGTGTCCTGCCATTTTAGCCAAATTTTGGTCATTTATGGCAGGAAGAAGGGACAGGATTTCCAAATTCTCACAAAAAGGGCTCAATGGTGGGGAACCATTCTGATGCCTGAGTCATAGGGGCCCTTATGACATCATTTctgtcttcccttccctcttcctgccaGAGCTGTGGCTGGAAGAGTACAGACCTGAGAGCAATGGAACCATCTACCTCCTAACTATGGGAAATTTAAGGAATCACAGACCTGAGGGATTTGAACCATCTATTTCCAAGTCATGGGCATTCAATGTTGTGTAAGAGAGAGCCAGTCTACCCAAAGTTACAGCAGGGGAAGGTGGATTTCCACAGTTGTTAAGGATATAAGTCCTATATCTGTGGTCTCTGGGCAAGGCAGGAGGTTGAGCATGTGGTGGACTCGGCACACAATTTACAGAGAACAACCTACCTATATCTTTCCCCTTTGAACTCTGATTATAGAAAGATGGCCACGTTTGTCAAATCGTGATAGAAGACCTTGATGAAACCACCTtagtagaagagagagagaagaaaaaagagcgTCCACCTTCACCCTCTCCGTCCCCTGCACCAAAGGTAGGCCAATAGAAAGCCTCAAAGTTCAGGGGCACCCCAACCTGCAACATGTCTAAACAAAGTCAGCCAGGAGTCACAAAGTCAGCCAGGAGTCACGGTTGTCTTCGCTATGGCCCATAGCATGGGATGATCAGGGAATTTGTCATCCAAAGCAGGATACATTTGTGAGTGAAAGATAGTGCTATGAATTATTGCTCAGGAGCAACAGTCATGAACTGATAGTGTGTCCCAGGCCAACCAGGGTGAGTGGTTGTCCTATCCAGAACTGGAATGAACAGGAATTGACTCATCCTTGTTGTCCTTTTGTCCTAGTTCCTTCTCGGCCTGAGAAAGGTGGGTGTGACTGAGATATGGAGACTTGGTTGTAGGGAAAAGAAACCCTGACAAGTGGGAACCAGACTATGCCAAAGTTGGGGAGCGGGGTGGGAGGGCTGTGTTTGGGGGATGCAGAGTCAACTACAGGGAAACCCAAGTCTAGAACTGTGTGGGagcgtgtgtgtgtttacatgagtacatgtatgtgtgttaaCTGAAGTTCAAGATGTGAGaaccaaaagaagtgaaagtgaggaataaatgagaaaggTTCCAAACTGTGTGGGGCAGAcaaacttctttatttttatatgtatatatatatatacatataaaaatttatttatttatttttgactgcattgggtctctgttgctgcgcccgggctttctctagttgcggcaagcgggggctactctttgttgcggtgcgcaggcttctcattgtggtggcttctcttgttgcggagcataggctctagagcgcaggctcagtagttgtggcaaacaggcttagttgctccatggcatgttggatcttcccggaccagggctcgaacccgtgtcccctgcactggcaggtggattcttaaccactgtgccaccaaggaagtcacAAACTTCTAATCCTGTGAGTTGACAGAGGGAGACAGCAGGTTGTGCATTGGAGCTGGAGTCAGGCATGAAAGGAGAGCAAAGGATGCCCTTTCTCCAGCCTGTGGGTGAGGTCTGAAGGGAAGTGATATGCTTCCCAGGTAGGTGGTCAGGCCCAGGCACAACAGAATAACCCTTTGACCCATAGATCGTGGTGTTCTTGTTCTAGACTGGCCAACCAGGTCCAAGGAACCAGGTGACAGCTAGGGCAGTTGTGCCCCATGTTACAGTTGAGGACCCTGAGACTCAGAGTTCAACTGTGATGTGTCTGTTAAACAAGAGTGGTAGAGACGGGAAACCTGTCTGGTCTCTGGCTCCAGCCAATGGTCTGCCCAGTGCTCACAAACTTCTGAGGAAGGTGCCATTGTTGATAAAGGATCAGGACCCCTTCTTGGCTCACACCAGGGCTCAGGTGGGTCGGGAATGTTTCCTAAATGTCCCTTCTTTTTCCTTGCAGCCCCACCCCCCAGTGGAAGCGCCCCCCTCTGACAAAGAGTTGCAAGCAATAAAGATCCAGGCCTGGTGGCGGGGCACCCTGGTGCGCCGGACGCTGCTGCACGCAGCCCTCAGAGCATGTATTATTCAGTACTGGTGGAAACAGAAGCTGGCAGAGCTGCTGGAGAAGAAGCGGCGGGCTGTGCTGGATCATTATGCTCAGCAAAAATGGGCAGTGGTCAGGCTACAGTCTTGGGTCCGCATGTGGCGCGTCCGCCTTCGTTATTGCCGTTTGCTCCATGCTGCCCGCATTATCCAGGTCTATTGGCGCTGGCATAATTGCCATACCCGTGGCTTTTTCAGGGGCAGCTATGAACTCACAGCAAGCCAACTAGGACTTGAGCTTGAGATCTTTCTGGGGTCACAGGTCTGTCGGATTACAGACTGCATCCCCTTCCCAATAAAGAATTGATTGGGTCTGCTCCAACACTGTGTCACAAGATCTCAGACAATCTTCAGGAGGTCACTGTCTCAGTGAAGGGTCACGGTAAATGATGGCAGATATTGGGCATCTCACAGATCAGCTCTGAGGTTGTCTGGGGTCGCATATAAAGGAGGATTCTAAGAGCCAGGTGCTGGATGACTGGGGTCTGTGGTTGATTAGTAATGTCTGCCATGGGTAGGAGACATGAAGTTGCAGAGCTGCCAAGTCAGCCAGCTCCAGGGAAACTCCTTCATAGTGTggtgtatggttgtgttttcattttgctcatggtttcctttgctgtgcaaaagcttgtaagtttgattaggtcccatttgtttatttttgcttttatttctattgcctggggagactgacttaagaaaacaGTGGTACAGAGAATGTTTTACCTATGTTccattctaggagttttatggtgtcgtgTCTTATATTTAAGACTTTAAGCCAtttggagttcatttttgtgtatggtgtgagggtgtgttctaacttcattgatttacatggggCTGCCCaacttttccagcaccacttgctgaagagactgtcttttcccccttatatattcttgcctcctttgtcgaaatttaattgactgtaggtgtataGGTttctttctaggctctctattatgttcctatgatccatatgtctgtttttgttcctATACCattggttttttgggggtttttttaagattttttttttccatatgtgaaccatttttaaagtctttattgaatttgttacggtattgcttctgttttatgttttggttttttggctgcgaggcatgtgggatctttgctccccgaccagggatcaaacccacactctCTGCATTGGaagccaagtcttaaccactggactgcaaaGGAAGTCCccatgttggtttttttttgttgttttttttttaaatagtaatctattatttatttatttatttttatatttatttttggctgtgttgggtcttcgtttctgtgcgagggctttctctagttgcggcaagtgggggccactcttcatcgtggtgcgtgggcctcttcactatcgcggcctctcttgttgcggagcacaggttgcggagcacaggctccagacgcgcaggctcagtagttgtggctcacgggcctagttgctccgcggcatgtgggatcttcccagacctgggctcgaacccgtgtccccctgcattagcaggcagattctcaaccactgtgccaccagggaagcccccccatgttgttttgattattgtagttttataGTATTGTTTGAAGTCTAGCAGGGTTAtgcttcctgctttgttctttttcctcaggattgctttggcaatcctGGGTCTTTTataattccatataaattttaggattatttgctctagttctgtgaaaaatctcatgggtaatttgatagggattgagttaaatctgtagattgttttgggtggcatggccattttaacaatgttaattcttccaatccaagagcattcTCATTCAATTTAGACCAATTCCAAAATGCCCCCACCCGCATGGGGACTACATAAGCCTACACAGTCTGGCCTTGGCCGTCTCACTCTCTCAATGCCCTCCCTGGCAGCTCtgctaatatcaaaaaaaaccccagcaccCTCCCATCGCAACACTTTGCTCTTGCTGCCACCTTTCTTTGGATTGTCTTCTTGCAGGTGGAGCCCACATTCCCTTCAGGTTTGTCTCTGCTCCGTGTTCCTTCCAGGGAGGCCTCCTTTGATTTGATCACCTTATTGAAATAGCTTTCCCGCCCACTACTGTATACTCTAGCTCCTGACTCTGCTTTCCTATTTCAGTCCTCATCCCTACCAAGGTTATCTTACCTCTCTGTtttctgtcccctcccccacaaGAGGTGAGCTCCAAAAGAGCAGGGACTCTGGGTTCAGTGCTGTGTTCCCAGGATCTAGAACAGttggttctctctccctctctctctctttcagtatGTTATTGGCTATACATTTTAACTTTCTGTATATTATGACATTTTGACATCATTTTTGAACATTCCTTTCTGGCTTGGGTAGACTACCCCTCCCAGGGCTGGCCAATTCTTTGAGATGGCAAAGAACTCAGCCTGGAGCATGCCTATGAtttgcaaaccaaccaatccagagcctTACCTCCTCTCTCGGGCCTGTGCACCCCCAGAGGGCAATATTCCAGTGCCTTAATCATCGCAGGTCCAGATTCCAGATCCAAGGTCCAGGTACCGGGCATCTGGGGACCACCCCTATAACGTAGAGCCCACCTGAATTactcaaactagccaatcctgaACTGTTTACCCTGCCCAACCTTGTCTTTCCTGCTTCAGGGAAGAccatggcgggcttccctggtggcgcagtggttgagagtctgcctgccaatgcaggggacacgggttcgagccctggtctgggaggatcccacatgccgcagagcaactgggcccgtgagccataattactgagcctgcgcgtctggagcctgtgctccgcagcaagagaggccgcgatagtgagaggcccgcgcaccgcgatgaagagtggtccccgcttgccgcaactagagagagccctcgcacagaaacgaagacccaacacaaccataaataaataaatttttaaaaaaaataaaaaaaaataaaaaataaataaaaaaaaaaaaaagaaagaccatgGCAAAAGTTCTTTTCTCACCCCTGTCTTCTGCCACTTGCCCAGTACCTGATGCTTGTCCTCTGACCCTGTGTGACATGAGGTGGTGACCTCTTCTCCAGCATCTGTAAGTACAGTAAACCTTGTTTCCTGTGCCTCTCCTATTCTCATGTGGCCTCACCTGACTGACCATCACGTCACACAAATAAGTGAAATCCACATAACCATTTTTATATTAACCACATAatattcagtggcatttagtacgtTCAGAGTGTTAAGCAACCACTATTATGTATatcaatttctaaaatatttttattgtcctAAAAGAAAACCCCATACCCAAAAAGCAATCACTCCCCAGTACCTGCTCCTCCAGCCactggcagccaccaatctgcattctgtctccatagatttaCCTAGTGTGGAATCATGTgatattttgtgtctggcttctttcacttaacatgatgttttcaaggttcatccacgttgtagccaTGCCtcagtacttcattactttttatagtAAAGTATatatccattgtatggatacgctacattttgtttatccactcttgATAGGTATTTGGACTGTCtgcaccttttggctgttgtgaataatgccactATAAATACTTAGTAGCTACCGCATTTTACATCCCATCAGCAATATACAAGTTTTCCAATATTTCTATATCCTTGCCAactcttgttattttccttttaaagaaaattctagccatcctagtgagtgtgaagtggtgtctcattgtgttttcttttgcatttctcttatgatgagtgatgttgggcatctcaatgtgcttgttggtcatttgtgtatcttctctagAAGAAAATTCTATtcaagttttgaaaaaaatttttaattgggttgtggttgtctttttgttgtttcagtaaatatttaggtAATGAATGAATACACAGTTCTATCCAGGCCCTGGATTTGTGGCTTTACCATGACTCAAGTCTTTCTCCCTAGAAACAACTGTCCCACCATCCCTGAATGAATGGTTCTCTCATCAACCACCCCAAATCCCTCATACCCAAAAGACATGTCTTTCTCAGcttctttgaatttttatttctctctggcggtgtttctgtgtgtgtgtgtgtgtgtgtgtgtatgtgtgtgctgggTGGTGGAAGGAAGAGCTGTTATTGTGTCTCCATTCATCTGGGCATACTGTTCTCTAGCTttgttggtcttcattgctgtctctgtgtctccctctctgtctgtcCTTCATAATCTTATCTTTCATTGTAACTATAATTATCTCTTTGTGTTCCCCAGTGTCTTTCTCCCTCAGTCTCTGCCTTCCTCTATCAACTCTTATAATGTCATGTCTCCTTGTAGCTGTTTCTCTAACTCACGGGATTTTCTGATCTGTAAATTGCTGGCAGAGATCATTTTCTTTAACCTGTCCATCCTCAGACACAGCTCTGCTCTTCTGAGCCCTGATTACCCCTCATCCCTAGAAGCTCCACAAGGATGGGTGGAGAATTCCCATGCAGGGCACCCACGTGATTGCTCCTGGGTGATGGAGGCACCAGCCTAGGATGTACAACTACTTAGAGGAATGTTGGAATAATTTATGTATatggccacagtgattggttcagagatGTGCACATGATGCAAGCCAGGCCACTGAGTTTCAGTTCTCATGCCATGGTGGAACTACTAGGATTGATGACTGTGAGAATTACGAAACCAGAGCTGCTGGGGGACACCACATGGAAATAGCTTGCTGAGAATGGAGCCAACACAGAGGAAAGTAGAACCAAAAGATGGAAAGAGAGGGACTAAGTCCTAAGGATTCCTTTGGGCCTCtgaatccagccatgcctgaagctacCACCCACTATACTATGGGAATTCTTACTTTTGTGAGCCAATAAATCTCCATTTTCACTGAAGTCGGCTTGCTAAGACAGATAGCAAGAGTAGGAGATCTctacaaattaaaaaacacttaaagGAGATTGAATTTTATGTAAGTTGCTTTTCTGGACTGGGTTTTCAAAAATTGGTTTTTGAGTTAGAAACTTGGCAGAAGGTATGCCTAGGAAATTCTTACAATAAACATAGGATTATCTCTCACTTAATGCACCCAGAAGATCAGAACATTCTTGTAATGCTGTGTAgtgtggtgaaaaaggaaagTGCTGTGGAGTTATGAATAAATCAGCTAATCTTCTATAATTAGAATGGCCTGAGTGTGAATCTAATCATGGATTGGTCACCTGTGAGCCAATGTGGCATTTTATCATTTGCCTAGTTCAGCAAGTCAGCAGGAGGAAGCCATGGGCAATAATCATCAGTCATTCTTGAAACAACTGTGTGAGGAATAGATGAACCAGTCAGGTCCTTCTCTTGCCCTCTACTCCACTTATGCAAAGCATATGTGTGGCAGCCTTTACTCCAGGATGACCTCTGAGCTCTGCCCCCTAAAGAAATCTTCCCATGAAGAAATTCTATTGTGGGTGTTGAACCTAAGAGGGAAATAGGGtaatgtttttcaaactttatcAACAGTCCCAATGAGGTGGAGGGTCTCATTAaagcagattgctgggccccacccatcatttctgattcagtagatcacGTTCCCAAGAATgagtatttctaacaagtttccaggtgattctgtgaCTACTGTTTTAGGGAACTCCACTATGCGAATCACTGGGGTAGAGTTTAGCTATATGGTGGCTGTAAATGAAAGCAGAACCAAAGTAGCAGTGGTTTAAACAAATTGAGGTTTAAGTTCAGAAACATGTTCCAGGCCTGGCATGGTACCCACAGATTAAGAAATCCTTTCCCCTTCCAACTTTTTACTTTGCTATATATGGCCTCTAGTCCCAAGGTTACTTCATGATCCAAGATGGCGGCAGCTTTAAGATCAATAATTACATCCCTAATCTAGCCAGTAAggatgaaagagaaggagaaaggcatGCTACTTCTCTTTAAGGGCATGTCCTTGAAGTTACATATACCACTTCTGTCCACAGCTCAAAAGGGCataaaagaagatctaaataaataggaaaaatagtAAATAGTCATTGATGAAACGACTTAACGTTGTAAAGTTGTCAATTATTTCTAAGTTAATCTGTAAATTAAActcaattccaataaaaatctcaTTAGGAGTTTTTGGTAAATTAGCACACTGAGGCAAGAGAATCataatgaagaataaataaatatccacaa
This genomic interval from Balaenoptera ricei isolate mBalRic1 chromosome 11, mBalRic1.hap2, whole genome shotgun sequence contains the following:
- the LOC132375333 gene encoding IQ domain-containing protein F5-like — encoded protein: MPQTGLLIGAFRPLTFKKDGHVCQIVIEDLDETTLVEEREKKKERPPSPSPSPAPKPHPPVEAPPSDKELQAIKIQAWWRGTLVRRTLLHAALRACIIQYWWKQKLAELLEKKRRAVLDHYAQQKWAVVRLQSWVRMWRVRLRYCRLLHAARIIQVYWRWHNCHTRGFFRGSYELTASQLGLELEIFLGSQVCRITDCIPFPIKN